One Scleropages formosus chromosome 8, fSclFor1.1, whole genome shotgun sequence DNA window includes the following coding sequences:
- the tsen54 gene encoding tRNA-splicing endonuclease subunit Sen54 isoform X1: protein MAESAQRETSELPQFCSEWLSPSELFAARSRCHRIPARGQKDFLPDGSALQRERLERSLEEHWSLVSEERVERLGALVQAEWIPSKRVVELRTPAGKFWQTMGFSEHGKQFLLPEEALYLMECGSVQVFLHGLPLSIQEGYEMFLSPSTVTLQQYEVFSHLKRLGYIVTRFEPSCVLSHYERTLNLPVQRDRQGRALKRKRSHSPHSERPADEQEGEESTEPPDHEAKNQRFDPENHPDSLTEEKDQGEVEDKPVAMESTSDAVLARNWWVDRSPRSPMSPTRSQAPRWDFFTITFPDLGARGPLSPLVAPDPTVLPGELSVSECELTPWLQRLNLRKERLSRREQEREQARRRYQRSVNDDKEVRRCGNWAEYQELLRRRRRHHGQRDRPPHLWESTVKPLVQPGQHTSPGELLDKISIIKPSRLLDGAARLEEGADEWKISFDVFQPDTVAEFKKSKPGKPYSRLCVCSFEGPVPDLRVLKQLAFQSGDIPVTFAVVDHGDISFYCFKDFQLPTDVSH from the exons ATGGCCGAATCGGCGCAGAGGGAGACGAGTGAACTTCCTCAATTCTGCAGCGAATGGCTCAG CCCCTCCGAGCTGTTCGCCGCGCGCTCTCGCTGCCACAGGATACCGGCGCGCGGGCAGAAGGACTTCCTGCCGGACGGGTCAGCGCTGCAGCGCGAGCGCCTGGAGCGGAGCCTCGAGGAGCACTGGAGCCTGGTGTCGGAGGAGCGCGTGGAGAGGCT TGGAGCCCTGGTGCAGGCAGAGTGGATCCCCAGCAAGAGGGTGGTGGAGCTCAGGACCCCCGCG GGTAAGTTTTGGCAGACTATGGGATTTTCTGAACATGGAAAACAGTTTCTACTTCCCGAAGAAGCTCTTTATCTCATGGAATGT GGCAGTGTCCAGGTGTTTCTTCATGGCCTACCACTGTCAATACAGGAAGGCTATGAAATGTTCCTCTCCCCTAGCACTGTGACCCTACAGCAGTACGAG GTGTTCAGTCACCTCAAGAGGCTGGGATACATTGTGACCAGGTTTGAGCCCAG CTGTGTCCTATCACATTATGAGAGGACGCTTAACCTCCCCGTGCAACGTGACCGACAGGGGCGAGCCTTAAAGAGGAAACGGAGCCACAGTCCCCATAGTGAGCG GCCAGCAGATGAACAGGAGGGAGAGGAGTCCACCGAACCACCAGACCATGAGGCCAAGAATCAGAGGTTTGATCCAGAAAACCACCCTGACTCCCTGACTGAGGAGAAGGACCAGGGAGAGGTGGAGGACAAGCCAGTGGCTATGGAGTCCACCTCCGATGCCGTTCTTGCCAGGAATTGGTGGGTGGACAGGAGCCCAAGGTCTCCTATGAGTCCGACACGGTCCCAGGCGCCCCGGTGGGACTTCTTCACCATCACGTTCCCTGATCTGGGTGCTCGGGGCCCCCTGTCCCCCTTAGTGGCTCCTGACCCAACCGTGCTCCCAGGTGAGCTCTCGGTGAGCGAGTGTGAGTTGACGCCCTGGCTGCAGCGGCTGAACCTGCGGAAAGAGCGGCTGTCTCGGCGGGAGCAGGAAAGGGAGCAGGCGAGACGCAGGTACCAGCGGAGTGTGAATGATGACAAGGAGGTGCGGCGCTGTGGGAACTGGGCTGAGTATCAGGAGCTtctgaggagaaggaggagacaCCACGGCCAAAGGGACAGACCGCCGCATCTGTGGGAGAGCACAGTCAAGCCCCTTGTGCAGCCTGGACAGCACACGTCTCCTG GAGAACTGCTGGATAAGATTAGCATTATCAAACCCTCACGCCTGCTTGACGGAGCAGCCCG GCTAGAAGAAGGTGCAGACGAATGGAAGATCAGCTTTGATGTTTTTCAACCTGACACGGTGGCCGAGTTCAAGAAGTCAAAACCAGGGAAGCCCTATtcccgtctgtgtgtgtgcag TTTTGAAGGCCCTGTGCCAGACCTTCGGGTCCTGAAGCAGTTGGCATTCCAGAGTGGGGATATTCCTGTGACCTTTGCAGTGGTGGACCATGGAGACATCTCCTTCTACTGTTTCAAGGATTTCCAGCTTCCCACAGATGTttcccactga
- the tsen54 gene encoding tRNA-splicing endonuclease subunit Sen54 isoform X2, which translates to MAESAQRETSELPQFCSEWLSPSELFAARSRCHRIPARGQKDFLPDGSALQRERLERSLEEHWSLVSEERVERLGALVQAEWIPSKRVVELRTPAGKFWQTMGFSEHGKQFLLPEEALYLMECGSVQVFLHGLPLSIQEGYEMFLSPSTVTLQQYEVFSHLKRLGYIVTRFEPSCVLSHYERTLNLPVQRDRQGRALKRKRSHSPHSERPADEQEGEESTEPPDHEAKNQRFDPENHPDSLTEEKDQGEVEDKPVAMESTSDAVLARNWWVDRSPRSPMSPTRSQAPRWDFFTITFPDLGARGPLSPLVAPDPTVLPGELSVSECELTPWLQRLNLRKERLSRREQEREQARRRYQRSVNDDKEVRRCGNWAEYQELLRRRRRHHGQRDRPPHLWESTVKPLVQPGQHTSPGTTQENCWIRLALSNPHACLTEQPG; encoded by the exons ATGGCCGAATCGGCGCAGAGGGAGACGAGTGAACTTCCTCAATTCTGCAGCGAATGGCTCAG CCCCTCCGAGCTGTTCGCCGCGCGCTCTCGCTGCCACAGGATACCGGCGCGCGGGCAGAAGGACTTCCTGCCGGACGGGTCAGCGCTGCAGCGCGAGCGCCTGGAGCGGAGCCTCGAGGAGCACTGGAGCCTGGTGTCGGAGGAGCGCGTGGAGAGGCT TGGAGCCCTGGTGCAGGCAGAGTGGATCCCCAGCAAGAGGGTGGTGGAGCTCAGGACCCCCGCG GGTAAGTTTTGGCAGACTATGGGATTTTCTGAACATGGAAAACAGTTTCTACTTCCCGAAGAAGCTCTTTATCTCATGGAATGT GGCAGTGTCCAGGTGTTTCTTCATGGCCTACCACTGTCAATACAGGAAGGCTATGAAATGTTCCTCTCCCCTAGCACTGTGACCCTACAGCAGTACGAG GTGTTCAGTCACCTCAAGAGGCTGGGATACATTGTGACCAGGTTTGAGCCCAG CTGTGTCCTATCACATTATGAGAGGACGCTTAACCTCCCCGTGCAACGTGACCGACAGGGGCGAGCCTTAAAGAGGAAACGGAGCCACAGTCCCCATAGTGAGCG GCCAGCAGATGAACAGGAGGGAGAGGAGTCCACCGAACCACCAGACCATGAGGCCAAGAATCAGAGGTTTGATCCAGAAAACCACCCTGACTCCCTGACTGAGGAGAAGGACCAGGGAGAGGTGGAGGACAAGCCAGTGGCTATGGAGTCCACCTCCGATGCCGTTCTTGCCAGGAATTGGTGGGTGGACAGGAGCCCAAGGTCTCCTATGAGTCCGACACGGTCCCAGGCGCCCCGGTGGGACTTCTTCACCATCACGTTCCCTGATCTGGGTGCTCGGGGCCCCCTGTCCCCCTTAGTGGCTCCTGACCCAACCGTGCTCCCAGGTGAGCTCTCGGTGAGCGAGTGTGAGTTGACGCCCTGGCTGCAGCGGCTGAACCTGCGGAAAGAGCGGCTGTCTCGGCGGGAGCAGGAAAGGGAGCAGGCGAGACGCAGGTACCAGCGGAGTGTGAATGATGACAAGGAGGTGCGGCGCTGTGGGAACTGGGCTGAGTATCAGGAGCTtctgaggagaaggaggagacaCCACGGCCAAAGGGACAGACCGCCGCATCTGTGGGAGAGCACAGTCAAGCCCCTTGTGCAGCCTGGACAGCACACGTCTCCTGGTACGACGCAG GAGAACTGCTGGATAAGATTAGCATTATCAAACCCTCACGCCTGCTTGACGGAGCAGCCCG GCTAG
- the tmem104 gene encoding transmembrane protein 104: protein MAGGITETGELYSPYVGLVYMFNLIVGTGALTMPKAFATAGWVVSLTLICFLGFMSYVTTTFVIEAMASANAQLRWKRREQEEVSNDESTSDYSEDEVMVRGRSEPQETRPILSVQRAASVDHFDILERVEMGQMASMFFNKVGVNMFYICIIVYLYGDLAIYAAAVPISLMEVACGNHSCSTGNVKYNDTESCWGPVRRKDAYRVFLSIFTFLLGPFTFFNAQKTKYLQILTSLMRWIAFTMMIVLALIRIGKGRGEGHPPVAQISGVPNLFGVCVYSFMCQHSLPSLVTPVSDKRRLGTLLLADYVLILAFYGLLSFTAIFCFDGSLLRDMYTLSFTDDCEVLSVVPLRYFLGLFPVFTISTNFPIIAVTLRNNWKTLFHREGGTYPWVVDRVVFPLITLVPPVVVAFCTHDLETLVGITGAYAGTGIQYIIPACLVFFSRRHLKPVFGCDVVNKHRSPFRHTFWVCFILLWSVFCLMFVTANIVLTETKS from the exons ATGGCTGGTGGCATCACAGAAACTGGAGAACTTTACTCTCCATAT GTTGGCCTGGTCTATATGTTCAACTTGATTGTGGGCACTGGTGCCCTTACGATGCCCAAGGCCTTTGCCACTGCAGGATGGGTTGTCAGCCTCACTCTTATCTGCTTCCTTGGATTTATGAG CTATGTTACCACCACATTTGTGATCGAAGCCATGGCTTCAGCTAATGCACAGCTGCGCTGGAAGAGGAGAGAACAAGAGGAG GTCAGTAATGACGAGTCTACCTCCGATTACTCTGAGGACGAGGTGATGGTTCGGGGCAGGTCAGAGCCCCAGGAGACTCGTCCCATTCTGTCAGTCC AAAGAGCAGCTTCGGTGGACCACTTTGACATTTTGGAGAGGGTAGAAATGGGACAGATGGCTTCCATGTTCTTTAACAAAG TTGGTGTGAATATGTTCTATATCTGCATCATTGTGTACCTGTATGGGGACCTGGCCATCtatgctgctgctgtgcccaTCTCTCTCATGGAGGTGGCCTG TGGGAACCACTCGTGTAGCACGGGGAATGTGAAGTACAATGACACCGAGTCCTGCTGGGGACCTGTGCGCAGGAAGGATGCATACCGGGTGTTTCTG AGCATCTTCACCTTCCTCCTAGGCCCCTTCACGTTCTTCAATGCTCAGAAGACTAAGTACCTACAGATCCTCACCTCCCTCATGCGCTGGATAG CTTTCACCATGATGATCGTACTGGCCCTTATTCGCATTGGAAAAGGCCGCGGAGAGGGTCACCCGCCTGTGGCGCAAATCTCGGGCGTGCCCAACCTGTTTGGCGTGTGCGTGTACTCCTTCATGTGCCAGCACTCGCTACCCTCCCTGGTGACCCCTGTCTCAGACAAGCGGCGCCTGGGGACCCTGCTGCTGGCGGACTACGTGCTCATCCTGGCATTCTACGGCCTGCTGTCCTTCACCGCTATCTTCTGCTTCGACGGCTCTCTGCTGCGGGACATGTACACGCTCAGCTTTACGGATGACTGCGAGGTGCTTAGCGTGGTACCGCTGCGCTACTTCCTGGGCCTCTTCCCCGTCTTCACAATCAGCACAAACTTCCCCATCATAGCTGTCACACTGCGCAACAACTGGAAGACGCTGTTCCACCGCGAGGGGGGCACCTACCCCTGGGTGGTGGATCGTGTGGTGTTCCCTCTCATCACCCTGGTGCCCCCTGTTGTTGTGGCCTTTTGCACCCATGACTTGGAGACTCTGGTGGGCATCACGGGCGCCTACGCTGGCACAGGAATCCAGTACATCATTCCTGCCTGCCTAGTGTTTTTTAGCCGACGTCACTTGAAGCCTGTGTTTGGCTGTGATGTGGTCAACAAGCATCGGTCACCGTTCCGCCACACTTTCTGGGTGTGCTTCATCCTGCTGTGGTCTGTTTTTTGCCTCATGTTTGTAACGGCCAACATCGTTCTGACAGAAACCAAAAGCTGA